The DNA region GGCCTTCGCGGGAGGCCGCGCTACGGACGCGGCACGGCGCGCCGCGCAAGGCGCCTGCGCGTCTTCCGGTAGTGGCGCGGGTCGTCGGGATCGACGCGGATCACGCTGATCGATCCGTCCACCTCGAGCATCGCCAAGGCGACCTGTTGCGGGTCGGCGACCTCGTGCTCCCGCAGCGCGGCCAGCAGCTCGTCGCGCGTCAGGTGCTCGCGGGCGAGGTTGGCGACGAGGATCTCGCCGTGCGAGATCAGCGGCAGCGGAATCCCCTCCACGAACCGCTGCACGCGCCACGAGCGCTGGCGCAGGACCGCGACGCCGGCGTTGAGCAGCAGCAGCGTCGCCGCGGCCGCCGCGCCGCCGGTGACGCTCGTGTCCGGTCCGGTCATCGCGTTCTGCACGGCGTTGCTGATCAGCAGCAGCACGACGAGGTCGAACGGCGTCAGCTGT from bacterium includes:
- a CDS encoding DUF421 domain-containing protein → MFMWDPSALLGIALRAAIVYVLLLVGIRLAGKREIGQLTPFDLVVLLLISNAVQNAMTGPDTSVTGGAAAAATLLLLNAGVAVLRQRSWRVQRFVEGIPLPLISHGEILVANLAREHLTRDELLAALREHEVADPQQVALAMLEVDGSISVIRVDPDDPRHYRKTRRRLARRAVPRP